In Candidatus Contubernalis alkalaceticus, the following proteins share a genomic window:
- a CDS encoding ROK family protein — protein sequence MTQGSSKAHKKSKPYIIGVDLGGTKTLTVVATTQGEILLRKKEETPASQGPEVVLAQIQEDIRQVIQLQGIHFEEIQAVGMCAAGFYNHREKVMVKSPNLAGWTHIPLPGILEERIGLPVFVENDANAAAYGEFRLGGGRGKSHVVYITVSTGIGGGIIADGEIFHGSQGYAGEIGHFSLDLNGPQCKCGNRGCLEAISSGTAIARQAAEMLAAGRSSRMPEVAAMDGRRDVTARHVFTAAELGDEAAAEIVDRAIKYLGAGLAGMATLLNTEIFVIGGGVSMSGNSFFQPLQKAFFSRAAGPITENVEIVPAVLGDEAGIVGAVLLAAEEYALGEGGLTE from the coding sequence TTGACTCAAGGGAGCAGTAAAGCACACAAAAAAAGTAAGCCATATATTATTGGAGTAGATCTGGGGGGCACCAAAACTCTTACGGTGGTGGCAACCACACAGGGGGAAATCCTGCTGCGGAAAAAGGAGGAGACTCCGGCTTCTCAGGGGCCTGAAGTGGTTTTGGCCCAAATCCAGGAGGATATCCGACAGGTGATTCAACTGCAGGGTATTCATTTTGAAGAAATTCAGGCGGTGGGGATGTGTGCGGCGGGTTTTTATAACCACCGGGAAAAAGTTATGGTGAAATCTCCTAACCTGGCTGGCTGGACTCATATTCCACTTCCGGGAATCCTGGAGGAAAGAATCGGGCTGCCGGTGTTTGTGGAGAACGATGCCAATGCTGCGGCCTATGGGGAGTTTCGACTGGGGGGCGGCAGAGGGAAATCCCATGTGGTGTATATTACTGTAAGCACCGGTATTGGTGGGGGGATTATTGCCGATGGGGAGATTTTTCACGGTTCTCAAGGGTATGCCGGAGAGATTGGGCATTTCTCTTTAGATTTGAATGGCCCCCAGTGCAAATGCGGAAACCGGGGCTGTCTGGAGGCTATATCTTCAGGCACAGCTATTGCCCGTCAGGCGGCAGAGATGCTGGCTGCCGGAAGGTCCAGCAGAATGCCTGAGGTTGCCGCCATGGATGGCCGCCGTGATGTAACGGCCCGACATGTTTTTACGGCAGCGGAATTGGGCGATGAGGCGGCGGCGGAGATTGTGGACAGGGCGATTAAGTACCTGGGGGCAGGGCTGGCGGGTATGGCCACACTGCTGAACACGGAGATTTTTGTTATTGGAGGGGGAGTTTCTATGTCCGGAAATTCTTTCTTTCAACCGCTGCAGAAGGCCTTTTTCAGCCGGGCGGCGGGGCCGATTACGGAAAATGTAGAAATTGTCCCCGCAGTACTGGGCGATGAAGCAGGAATAGTGGGAGCGGTACTGCTGGCGGCCGAAGAATATGCTCTAGGAGAGGGAGGTTTAACGGAATGA
- a CDS encoding amylo-alpha-1,6-glucosidase, with protein sequence MKAGMIRYGKMDVPTWDKSAEKEWIITNGLGGYASSTIAGGNTRRYHGLLVASLRPPGERTMLLTKIDEDIEIDGKVYPLAANATAGGFIQKGYQYLHEFRYDPLPTFVYQLEDILIEKRIFMVYGENTTIIRYRVESPDRTFKFRLFPLMNYRDYHWVTHAPDGGFIQEVEGSTVSLLSYTEMDPLYLRCSAGEFTAYEDTWYEKMEYIQEIRRGESSIEYHYMPGVWEISGDKPMEFAVVATLEKRIHDPAQEYHLQVERLNGVLSHAGYQDYFANQLILAADSFIVDRKSTGRKTIIAGYHWFIDWGRDTMISLPGLTLVTKRFEEAKEILKTFAANCQEGLIPNTFPDRGGDVPLYNTVDASLWYFYAVAKYLEYTGDIGFVREELYPVLNEIIDYYQHGTKYNIRMHPDGLIFAGSPDVQLTWMDAKVDNWVVTPRHGKAVEINALWYNALRIMENLAQEFGDPKEERFKGFADLVYSNFRKEFWNFDKDYLYDVVSSSGRDDSLRPNQILAVSLPYSLLSREEEKKVVVKVFQELFTPYGLRSLSPSHPDYKGVYEGDRWQRDAAYHQGTVWSWLMGPFITAYLKVHENSQRSRGMAREILAPFRRYLFEHGIGTVSEIFDGDFPHEPRGCISQAWGVAEVLRCYVEDVLDQKPKTRFGDQK encoded by the coding sequence ATGAAAGCAGGGATGATCAGATATGGCAAGATGGATGTTCCTACCTGGGACAAGTCTGCTGAAAAGGAGTGGATTATAACCAACGGTTTGGGGGGATATGCCTCCTCTACCATTGCCGGGGGAAATACCCGCCGTTATCATGGGCTGCTGGTGGCCTCACTGCGTCCCCCCGGAGAGCGGACTATGCTTTTAACTAAAATTGATGAGGATATTGAAATTGATGGAAAAGTCTATCCCCTGGCTGCCAACGCCACGGCGGGAGGCTTTATACAGAAAGGGTATCAGTATCTTCATGAGTTTCGTTATGACCCTCTGCCCACCTTTGTGTACCAACTGGAGGATATCTTAATAGAAAAAAGAATTTTCATGGTTTATGGTGAAAACACAACCATTATTCGCTATCGGGTAGAATCTCCCGACAGGACCTTTAAATTCCGCTTGTTTCCTTTGATGAACTATCGGGATTATCACTGGGTCACCCATGCTCCCGACGGAGGTTTTATTCAGGAGGTGGAGGGCAGTACCGTATCCCTTTTAAGCTATACGGAAATGGACCCTTTGTATCTCAGGTGTTCCGCCGGAGAATTTACTGCTTATGAGGATACCTGGTATGAGAAGATGGAATATATTCAGGAAATCAGAAGGGGAGAATCTTCTATAGAATATCATTATATGCCGGGGGTTTGGGAAATTAGTGGGGACAAGCCTATGGAGTTTGCGGTGGTGGCCACCCTGGAGAAGAGGATCCATGACCCTGCCCAGGAATACCATCTGCAGGTGGAACGTCTCAACGGGGTGTTAAGCCATGCCGGATATCAGGATTATTTTGCAAATCAGCTGATTCTGGCAGCAGATTCCTTTATAGTAGATAGAAAATCCACCGGGAGAAAAACCATTATAGCCGGTTACCACTGGTTCATTGATTGGGGCCGGGATACGATGATATCTCTACCGGGATTGACTCTGGTGACCAAACGGTTTGAGGAGGCTAAAGAAATCCTGAAAACCTTTGCTGCCAACTGTCAGGAGGGTTTGATTCCCAATACTTTCCCGGACCGGGGAGGAGATGTTCCCCTTTATAATACTGTGGATGCCTCCCTTTGGTACTTCTATGCTGTGGCCAAGTACCTGGAATATACCGGGGATATTGGTTTTGTCCGGGAGGAGCTTTATCCGGTGCTAAACGAAATTATTGATTATTATCAGCACGGGACTAAGTACAATATCCGGATGCATCCCGATGGCCTTATTTTTGCCGGTTCACCGGATGTGCAGCTTACCTGGATGGATGCCAAGGTGGACAATTGGGTGGTGACTCCCAGACACGGTAAAGCTGTGGAAATCAATGCCCTGTGGTACAATGCTTTACGGATTATGGAGAACTTGGCTCAGGAATTTGGGGACCCTAAAGAGGAGAGGTTCAAAGGTTTTGCGGATCTGGTTTATAGTAATTTCAGGAAAGAATTTTGGAATTTTGATAAAGATTATCTTTACGATGTCGTTTCCTCCTCCGGCCGGGATGACAGCCTGAGGCCCAATCAGATTCTGGCAGTCAGCCTGCCCTACTCTCTTTTGAGCCGGGAGGAGGAGAAGAAAGTAGTGGTAAAGGTGTTTCAAGAGCTGTTTACTCCCTACGGACTGCGCAGCCTGTCTCCCTCTCATCCAGACTATAAAGGGGTATATGAGGGAGATCGCTGGCAGAGAGATGCGGCCTATCACCAGGGAACGGTGTGGAGCTGGCTCATGGGGCCTTTCATCACTGCCTATCTAAAGGTTCATGAGAATTCTCAGCGCAGTCGGGGTATGGCCCGGGAAATTTTGGCACCCTTTCGCAGGTATCTCTTTGAACATGGAATAGGTACTGTCAGTGAAATCTTTGATGGGGATTTCCCCCATGAACCCAGGGGTTGTATATCCCAGGCCTGGGGAGTGGCTGAGGTGCTGCGCTGTTACGTGGAAGATGTATTGGATCAAAAACCTAAAACCCGTTTCGGAGATCAAAAATAA